From a single Nostoc sp. MS1 genomic region:
- a CDS encoding GNAT family N-acetyltransferase translates to MNNLYIEKLSTTHNVQDFDCGKPALNNFLINYALQNQQSDSSKTYVACIDNNLIAYYTLTVASVIHQDAPPRIIKGLPKYPVPVALLARLAVSKDYQGQRIGSGLLKDCLKRVNAAADILGIRALLVHAKDEQARTWYENFDFEPSPTDPLHLFLMLKDIRKILE, encoded by the coding sequence TTGAATAATCTATATATTGAGAAACTATCAACTACTCACAATGTTCAAGACTTTGACTGTGGGAAACCTGCTTTAAATAATTTTTTAATTAATTACGCCTTACAAAATCAACAATCCGATAGTTCAAAAACTTATGTAGCTTGCATAGATAATAATTTAATTGCTTACTATACTTTGACTGTAGCCTCTGTTATTCATCAAGATGCGCCACCTCGAATTATCAAAGGATTACCAAAATATCCTGTACCTGTAGCTCTTTTAGCACGTTTAGCAGTTAGCAAAGATTATCAAGGTCAGAGAATAGGGAGTGGTTTATTAAAAGATTGTCTCAAACGAGTTAATGCAGCAGCAGATATTTTAGGAATCCGTGCTTTACTAGTTCATGCTAAAGATGAGCAAGCAAGAACATGGTATGAAAATTTTGATTTTGAACCTAGTCCGACTGACCCTTTACATCTATTTTTAATGTTGAAGGATATTCGAAAAATCTTGGAATAA
- a CDS encoding DUF1778 domain-containing protein, producing the protein MSHSPESRTERIDIRTSPSVKKLLQQAAAASHKNVSEFLLEQGLIAAQNALTNRKVFALDDEQWQAFQNALDTPTTEKPRLRRLLTEPSVFE; encoded by the coding sequence ATGAGCCACTCACCAGAGTCTAGAACTGAACGGATAGATATTCGCACAAGTCCTAGTGTGAAAAAACTATTGCAACAAGCTGCGGCTGCAAGTCATAAAAACGTCAGTGAGTTTCTGTTAGAACAAGGTTTAATTGCTGCTCAAAATGCTTTGACAAATCGTAAAGTTTTTGCACTAGATGATGAGCAATGGCAAGCTTTCCAAAATGCCCTTGATACTCCCACAACAGAAAAGCCTCGTTTGCGTCGTCTATTAACTGAGCCGAGTGTATTTGAGTAA